Proteins encoded by one window of Acetivibrio thermocellus ATCC 27405:
- a CDS encoding histidinol-phosphatase HisJ family protein: MYDCHVHSSFSGDSNMDPKIAINTAMKLGFEGISFTDHLDIDYPDYDDVFMIDFDKYSEAMDRLKRDYSGKIKVLKGIEVGIQPHVIEESNDIVKKYDFDIVIGSIHVVDKTDLHNGDFCRNKSKNEAYLRYLEAVLECINLFDNFDILGHIDLIRRYGCYDDKTLKLDDFKDRVDAILKALVEKGKGLEVNTSGFRYNLDSPMPDYEIIKRYRELKGEIICTSSDAHTPEYIGYKFDYVKELVKNAGFKYTAHFENRKPVFTPI; the protein is encoded by the coding sequence ATGTATGATTGTCATGTTCACAGCAGCTTTTCAGGAGACAGCAACATGGACCCGAAAATTGCCATTAATACTGCCATGAAATTGGGATTTGAAGGTATTTCGTTTACAGATCATTTGGATATAGACTATCCGGATTATGATGATGTATTCATGATTGATTTTGACAAATATTCTGAGGCCATGGACAGGCTTAAGCGGGATTATTCCGGCAAAATCAAAGTTCTCAAAGGTATTGAAGTAGGTATACAACCCCATGTTATAGAGGAATCAAATGATATTGTAAAAAAATATGATTTTGATATTGTAATTGGCTCGATTCACGTTGTTGACAAAACTGACCTTCATAACGGCGATTTTTGCAGGAACAAATCCAAAAATGAAGCCTATTTGAGATATCTTGAAGCAGTTTTGGAATGCATAAACCTTTTTGATAATTTTGATATTTTGGGCCATATTGATCTCATCAGAAGGTATGGATGTTATGATGACAAGACGTTAAAATTGGACGATTTCAAAGACAGAGTTGATGCCATACTCAAGGCTCTCGTTGAAAAAGGCAAAGGTTTGGAGGTAAATACCTCCGGCTTTCGATACAATTTAGATTCGCCAATGCCGGACTATGAAATTATAAAAAGGTACAGAGAGCTAAAGGGTGAGATAATTTGTACAAGCTCTGACGCCCATACCCCCGAGTATATTGGTTATAAATTCGACTATGTGAAAGAACTTGTTAAAAATGCGGGTTTTAAATATACGGCGCATTTTGAAAACAGAAAACCTGTGTTTACACCAATCTAA
- a CDS encoding aminopeptidase, with protein sequence MSDNKTAGQKLWENLSYNCPNVWNKIGNDEIKNTFAFCEEYKSFLDKSKTEREFVRETKKLAESKGFVSIDDVIDSGKPLKPGMKVYRVFKNKIVALAVIGSQPPEKGFNLVGAHIDSPRIDLKPNPIYEANEMVFLKTHYYGGIKKYQWVTIPLSMHGVIIRKDGSSVEIVIGEDENDTVFTITDLLPHLAAEQMQKKMSEGITGENLNILFGSIPYNDEKVKEKVKLNILKLLNEKYNITEEDLLSAELELVPSFKAKDVGLDKSMVGAYGQDDRVCAYTALRAVLDLDNVDKTAVCVLTDKEEIGSMGNTGAQSSFLENFIADICALSSEKYTDIILRRCLSNSKMLSADVNAAIDPTYEGVYDKLNSSFIGKGIVLLKYTGARGKSGASDAHAEFMGEVRKLFNERKIFWQTAELGKVDQGGGGTIAQFVANMGMDVIDCGVAVLSMHSPFEVTSKVDIYMAYKAYREFLKYIK encoded by the coding sequence ATGTCAGACAATAAAACCGCGGGACAAAAGTTGTGGGAAAACCTGTCCTACAACTGCCCCAATGTTTGGAACAAAATAGGTAATGATGAAATAAAAAACACCTTTGCATTTTGCGAAGAATACAAATCTTTTTTAGACAAATCCAAGACAGAGAGAGAGTTTGTGCGCGAAACTAAAAAGCTGGCTGAAAGCAAAGGTTTTGTTTCAATAGACGATGTAATAGATTCCGGAAAACCGCTAAAACCCGGAATGAAAGTCTACAGAGTATTCAAAAACAAAATCGTGGCCCTTGCAGTTATAGGCTCACAGCCGCCGGAAAAAGGTTTTAACCTTGTAGGAGCGCATATAGACTCACCAAGAATTGATCTTAAGCCAAACCCGATATATGAGGCAAATGAAATGGTATTTCTGAAAACACATTATTACGGAGGTATAAAAAAGTATCAATGGGTAACCATACCGCTCTCCATGCATGGAGTGATCATAAGAAAGGATGGAAGCAGTGTCGAAATTGTAATCGGCGAAGATGAAAATGATACAGTGTTTACAATAACCGATTTGCTTCCGCACCTTGCGGCAGAACAAATGCAGAAAAAAATGAGCGAAGGAATTACAGGAGAGAATTTGAATATTCTTTTCGGTTCAATTCCCTATAACGATGAAAAAGTTAAGGAAAAGGTAAAATTAAACATACTCAAGCTGCTTAATGAAAAATACAATATAACCGAAGAAGATTTACTGTCCGCGGAATTGGAATTGGTTCCTTCTTTTAAGGCAAAAGATGTGGGTTTGGATAAAAGTATGGTCGGTGCCTACGGACAGGATGACAGAGTTTGTGCTTACACAGCTTTAAGAGCCGTCCTGGATTTGGATAACGTCGACAAAACAGCTGTTTGTGTACTTACGGACAAAGAGGAAATAGGAAGCATGGGTAATACCGGAGCCCAGTCAAGCTTTCTTGAAAACTTCATTGCCGATATATGCGCATTAAGCTCTGAAAAGTACACGGACATAATTTTAAGAAGATGCCTGAGCAATTCCAAAATGCTTTCAGCCGACGTCAACGCAGCAATAGATCCAACCTATGAAGGAGTATATGACAAACTTAACTCTTCCTTCATCGGAAAAGGAATTGTTCTTTTAAAATATACCGGTGCCCGTGGAAAATCGGGTGCAAGTGATGCCCACGCTGAATTTATGGGAGAAGTGAGAAAGCTGTTCAATGAAAGAAAAATATTCTGGCAAACCGCCGAACTGGGCAAAGTTGATCAAGGTGGAGGAGGCACAATTGCCCAATTTGTAGC
- a CDS encoding DUF3369 domain-containing protein translates to MRKRIIEVSTDYKILIVDDEEGIINSMKVMLTRSGYFCMGISNPLEAIETLKKEHFDMLILDYIMSPIHGDEVVAKIREFNKDIYILLLTGHKDLAPPLETIKALDIQGYCEKGDKFDQLLLLIESGIKSISQMRTIRQFKDGLNRILQAVPKIYQLQPIGVILEEILQGLMPLVNSKDAFILVDDCNSGEGKIIFKGVGEYDIKAESLVTMLSPELMENIGRARDSKKVLLLDHGIILPLTNEQNKSIGVIYIESSNLGDGIKLLEIYSTQAASSINNAFLHSLINMKKEELDRTYQELRKRYIDTIEALRLTVDAKDIYTRGHSDRVAYYAVKLGEAFGLPEDQLELLKVGGIFHDIGKIGTADDILFKTDKLSYDEYEEIKKHPLKGAYILSAISMFKDVVPLVKYHHERIDGKGYPEGLKGDEIPFLARILTVADAFDAMMSDRKYRSKLSLEETKEQFRLYSGTQFDPQVVEKLFEILENYDLMLEELSKTFT, encoded by the coding sequence ATGAGAAAGAGAATAATCGAAGTATCAACGGACTACAAAATCCTTATTGTTGATGATGAAGAAGGCATAATAAATTCAATGAAAGTAATGCTTACAAGAAGTGGATATTTTTGCATGGGCATTTCCAATCCTTTGGAGGCAATAGAAACTCTTAAAAAAGAGCATTTCGATATGCTTATTTTGGATTACATAATGTCACCTATCCATGGAGATGAGGTCGTTGCAAAGATACGAGAATTCAACAAGGACATTTATATCCTTCTCTTAACGGGTCACAAAGACTTGGCTCCTCCTCTTGAAACCATCAAGGCTCTTGATATCCAGGGATATTGCGAAAAGGGAGACAAGTTTGACCAGCTTCTTCTTTTAATTGAATCAGGAATAAAATCAATATCTCAAATGCGCACCATAAGGCAGTTTAAAGACGGTTTAAACAGAATACTTCAGGCTGTTCCAAAAATTTATCAACTCCAGCCGATAGGAGTTATTTTGGAAGAAATATTGCAGGGCCTGATGCCTCTTGTAAACAGCAAAGATGCTTTCATTCTGGTAGATGATTGCAACAGCGGTGAAGGGAAAATCATCTTTAAGGGAGTCGGTGAATACGACATCAAGGCAGAATCGCTGGTTACCATGCTGAGCCCTGAACTTATGGAAAATATAGGTCGTGCAAGGGACAGCAAGAAAGTTCTGCTCTTAGACCATGGAATAATACTTCCTCTTACGAACGAGCAAAACAAATCCATTGGAGTAATTTACATTGAAAGCAGCAATTTGGGTGACGGAATAAAACTCCTTGAAATATATTCCACACAGGCGGCTTCATCTATTAATAATGCATTTTTGCATTCATTAATCAACATGAAGAAAGAAGAGCTTGACAGAACCTATCAGGAGCTTAGGAAAAGATATATTGACACAATAGAAGCTTTGCGTCTGACAGTTGATGCAAAGGATATATATACAAGGGGGCATTCGGACCGTGTCGCATACTATGCGGTAAAGCTGGGTGAAGCCTTCGGACTTCCGGAAGATCAGTTGGAGCTTCTCAAAGTGGGCGGTATTTTCCATGACATAGGAAAAATCGGCACGGCCGATGATATTCTTTTCAAAACCGACAAGCTGAGCTACGATGAATATGAAGAAATTAAAAAGCATCCGTTAAAAGGTGCGTACATACTTTCGGCCATTTCAATGTTCAAGGATGTTGTTCCGCTGGTAAAATATCATCATGAGAGAATTGACGGTAAAGGTTATCCTGAGGGATTGAAAGGGGACGAGATTCCGTTTTTGGCAAGAATATTAACGGTTGCCGATGCTTTTGACGCTATGATGTCGGACAGAAAATACAGGTCAAAACTTAGCCTCGAAGAAACCAAGGAGCAGTTTAGACTGTATTCCGGTACCCAGTTTGACCCCCAGGTGGTTGAAAAGCTTTTTGAGATTCTTGAAAACTATGATTTGATGCTTGAAGAACTGTCAAAAACTTTTACCTAG